In one Rutidosis leptorrhynchoides isolate AG116_Rl617_1_P2 chromosome 8, CSIRO_AGI_Rlap_v1, whole genome shotgun sequence genomic region, the following are encoded:
- the LOC139862164 gene encoding uncharacterized protein encodes MNTLSINIGGGVKQKQKQSWIRNLCNEFKVSVLGMQEMKMLQLDLFIVRSFWGNSTFDVATLSARGRSGGLLTVWDPSCFHKNQVLSFNNILIVDGHLSGNSSPCYIMNVYAPQERVAKRQLWSFISSFMSSHPENYMVFGDFNSVRSASERHGSTFCSLSAMDFNHFISSCGLNDYPLGGRAYTRYSKLCDSRAMLDRFLISDGLMDTFPDLNGRVLPNLWSDHCPIILINDHLDYGPSPFKLFASWFNMSGFDEVVKDAWVNPELLGMCMGKNPFVVFKDKLKFVKAELKKWQHTMRQQQGIEKRNIMVLIEEIDEEIANGGITLFYLLAG; translated from the coding sequence ATGAATACATTATCTATCAACATTGGTGGAGGGGTGAAACAAAAGCAAAAGCAATCTTGGATCCGGAATCTTTGTAATGAATTTAAAGTTTCAGTTTTAGGTATGCAAGAGATGAAGATGTTGCAATTAGATTTGTTCATTGTTCGGTCATTTTGGGGCAATTCTACTTTTGATGTGGCAACTTTGAGTGCTAGAGGTAGATCCGGTGGTCTTCTTACTGTATGGGATCCTTCATGTTTCCATAAAAATCAGGTTCTTTCttttaataacattcttattgtagATGGTCATCTTTCTGGTAACTCTTCTCCTTGTTATATTATGAACGTGTATGCTCCTCAAGAGCGTGTTGCTAAGCGGCAGTTGTGGTCTTTTATTTCTAGTTTTATGTCCTCGCATCCAGAAAATTATATGGTGTTCGGTGACTTTAATTCGGTTAGATCAGCTAGTGAAAGGCATGGTTCCACGTTTTGCTCTCTATCTGCTATGGATTTCAACCACTTTATTTCGTCCTGTGGACTGAATGACTACCCGTTGGGAGGTAGAGCCTATACTCGTTATAGCAAATTGTGTGATTCCCGGGCCATGCTTGATCGTTTTTTGATTTCAGATGGTTTGATGGACACTTTTCCGGATCTTAATGGTCGTGTGTTACCTAATCTATGGTCGGACCATTGTCCTATAATTTTAATTAATGATCATTTGGACTATGGCCCTTCACCATTCAAGCTCTTCGCTTCTTGGTTCAATATGAGTGGTTTTGATGAGGTGGTTAAAGATGCATGGGTAAACCCTGAGTTATTGGGCATGTGCATGGGTAAAAACCCTTTTGTGGTTTTTAAAGACAAATTGAAGTTTGTGAAAGCAGAGTTGAAAAAATGGCAGCATACCATGAGGCAGCAACAAGGCATCGAAAAAAGAAATATTATGGTTCTTATTGAGGAGATCGATGAGGAGATTGCTAATGGGGGGATAACATTATTCTATCTTCTCGCAGGTTAA
- the LOC139861730 gene encoding probable methyltransferase PMT16 has product MAGQNTPYYTPTAKPNAVTTVTHLLRNNNVVLKTCLIFFLCSLFYLLGSWQPRVTTTSNVTSLRTTSGNCPTTSTYNATAESNKNLDFTSHHSVANDDGVTVKTYPRCSVKYSEYTPCTDQKRSLKFSRDRLIYRERHCPEKNELLKCRIPAPYGYKNPFKWPMSRDLAWYANVPHKDLTVEKAVQNWIRFEGDRFRFPGGGTMFPNGADAYIDDIGKLINLNDGSIRTAIDTGCGVASWGAYLLSRNIIAMSFAPRDTHEAQVQFALERGVPALIGVIASKRLPYPSRAFDMAHCSRCLIPWGQYDGVYLIEVDRVLRPGGYWILSGPPINWQKHWKGWERTREDLNEEQTQIERVAKSLCWKKVVQKGDLSIWQKPINHMNCKTNRNPRNPPLCPVQNPDSAWYTDIETCLTRLPEVSSIEEVAGGAIAKWPQRLEMVPPRVSSQSIDGVTPETFQEDVLLWKKRIAYYKTVNSQLGQPGRYRNLLDMNAFLGGFAASLVKDPLWVMNIVPVEAKADTLGAIYERGLIGTYQSWCEAMSTYPRTYDLIHADSVFTLYKERCEMEDIMLEMDRILRPEGSVIIRDDVDLLVRVKRIADGLNWESQIVDHEDGPMVREKLLFAVKLYWTAPADSDQGS; this is encoded by the exons ATGGCGGGACAAAATACACCTTACTACACACCCACCGCCAAACCCAACGCCGTCACCACCGTCACACACCTCCTCCGCAACAACAACGTTGTACTGAAAACTTGTCTAATCTTCTTCCTATGTTCTTTGTTCTATTTACTCGGTTCATGGCAGCCACGTGTCACAACCACATCCAACGTCACGTCCCTCCGTACAACCTCCGGCAACTGCCCCACCACCTCCACATACAACGCCACAGCCGAATCAAATAAAAACCTAGACTTCACCAGCCACCACTCCGTCGCAAACGACGACGGCGTTACCGTTAAAACCTACCCACGGTGTTCCGTCAAATACTCGGAATACACACCATGCACTGACCAAAAAAGATCGTTAAAGTTTTCACGTGACCGTTTAATTTACCGTGAAAGACATTGTCCTGAAAAGAATGAGCTGCTTAAGTGTCGTATTCCGGCGCCGTACGGTTACAAGAATCCGTTTAAGTGGCCCATGAGTAGAGATCTAGCATGGTATGCTAATGTACCACATAAAGATCTAACGGTCGAGAAAGCGGTTCAGAATTGGATCCGGTTTGAAGGTGATCGGTTTAGATTCCCCGGTGGTGGGACCATGTTTCCTAATGGTGCTGATGCTTATATCGATGATATTGGAAAACTAATTAATCTTAATGACGGGTCTATCCGAACCGCTATCGATACGGGTTGTGGG GTGGCTAGTTGGGGAGCTTATCTTTTATCAAGAAACATCATAGCGATGTCGTTTGCACCAAGAGATACACACGAAGCTCAAGTACAATTCGCTTTAGAGCGTGGTGTTCCTGCTTTGATCGGTGTCATTGCCTCTAAAAGGCTTCCATACCCTTCAAGGGCTTTTGATATGGCTCATTGCTCTCGTTGTTTAATCCCGTGGGGTCAATATG ATGGAGTATACTTGATTGAAGTTGATCGGGTTCTTAGGCCGGGTGGATACTGGATCCTTTCTGGGCCTCCTATTAACTGGCAAAAACACTGGAAAGGATGGGAGAGAACGCGTGAGGACTTGAACGAAGAACAAACACAAATCGAAAGAGTTGCAAAGAGTCTTTGTTGGAAAAAAGTGGTTCAAAAGGGTGATCTTTCGATATGGCAAAAACCAATCAACCATATGAATTGTAAAACAAATCGCAACCCACGAAATCCACCTCTTTGCCCTGTCCAAAATCCCGATTCAGCATG GTACACGGACATAGAGACATGTTTGACACGACTACCTGAAGTATCAAGTATTGAAGAAGTTGCGGGTGGGGCTATAGCAAAATGGCCACAAAGATTAGAAATGGTGCCTCCTAGAGTAAGCAGTCAAAGTATCGATGGCGTAACACCAGAAACGTTTCAAGAAGACGTGTTGTTATGGAAGAAGAGAATCGCATACTACAAAACAGTCAACAGTCAACTAGGTCAACCTGGAAGATACCGTAACCTTCTTGACATGAACGCGTTTTTGGGTGGTTTTGCGGCTTCACTTGTGAAGGATCCTTTATGGGTCATGAACATTGTTCCCGTTGAAGCCAAGGCCGATACGCTTGGTGCCATTTACGAACGTGGACTCATTGGAACATATCAAAGCTG gtgtGAGGCAATGTCGACTTACCCTAGGACGTACGATCTCATCCATGCCGATTCGGTTTTTACATTGTACAAAGAAAG ATGTGAAATGGAAGATATAATGCTAGAAATGGACAGAATATTGAGACCAGAAGGAAGTGTAATAATAAGGGATGACGTGGATTTATTGGTGAGAGTAAAAAGAATAGCCGATGGGCTAAACTGGGAAAGTCAAATAGTTGACCATGAAGATGGGCCTATGGTGAGAGAGAAACTACTTTTTGCAGTGAAATTGTATTGGACTGCCCCTGCTGATTCTGACCAGGGGTCATAA